In the Plasmodium chabaudi chabaudi strain AS genome assembly, chromosome: 13 genome, one interval contains:
- a CDS encoding zinc finger protein, putative, translating to MALSTRKKKNPRNTINSKILKIRKRKRDFDEVYNDYHSKPVLPYDVDKKGCGQFKCYACDIYFINDDAMKQHEKTKKHRRRVKLMTKETPYTYKDALRAAEITF from the exons a TGGCACTGTCAAcgagaaagaaaaaaaacccTCGTAATACCataaatagtaaaattttaaaaattagaaaaaggAAACGAGATTTTGACGAag tGTATAATGATTATCATAGTAAACCCGTTCTTCCGTATGATGTAGATAAAAAAGGATGTG GACAATTTAAATGTTATGCTTgtgatatttatttcataaatgATGACGCAATGAAACAACAtgaaaaaacgaaaaaacaTAGGAGACGAGTAAAACTCATGACTAAGGAAACACCATATACTTAC AAGGACGCATTACGAGCTGCTGAAATTACTTTCTAA